In a genomic window of Erigeron canadensis isolate Cc75 chromosome 5, C_canadensis_v1, whole genome shotgun sequence:
- the LOC122601496 gene encoding uncharacterized protein LOC122601496: protein MASFDTNKPTRCDERGGSFAAEGISEFSTDKVFKSHQDLTDWVQNMGRSLGYVIVIKRTNARPCGYVYKIRLMCDRSGVYKNKSLVANPTSKKTNCPFELEGNYSCKYDCWKLRVICEKHNHEPALNMKGHPYAMRLSKDEARLVLDLSKKNMKPQAILAILKKQNANNMSTMSTIYNALTKFRKSGLLEKSKGQPTTGEEIASMSSHTVDGNKSKRAVNRSYQFGLSNTCKNKTFMEQPINGVKSYVNPMCPAHTFDANKSKRSIDHSDQFADPDTFETNTETFTEKAINHEDSASPNQMYPGYVFDANKSTRTIDYIDPFSVHNSCETSREVFMGQPIKREEDASQSPVYAAYTFDADKSKRPIDHMDPFVIENWVQELDSAKFGAVKQDIEDHMPREQMIPSFRRVPSPQIDLMETFPVRNISIANVVRDVFMCTDGKGHDTSAPDANLIAFPDNEPTFARPFQPYRDMVLSKPDRQFLMKQFLEEDNAHGQSSRGNSGEVDDGAEEYRTNTAVEPIDEEDKDMNVDSDVEVEKKYDKGVQFDSKLVASSHPKKSTRGDENERNLEVEGTSGFSTNMMFKSCQDLIDWVQNVGHSLGYFIVTKRSNAQPSGDVYKVSLMCDRGGIFKSKSSIRKNTRSKKTNCPFELEGKKSRRHGSWTLRVMCEDHNHEPALHMENHPFAKRLSEDEIRLVLDLSKKNVSPLEILSTLKAQNKNNFSTLSTIYNLRQKFRRTNNAEISMGLPIDSEGSASATREYTAYTFDANKSESTIGHTDPSRKLDTSYMCFKYD, encoded by the exons ATGGCAAGTTTTGACACAAATAAGCCGACCAGATGCGATGAACGTGGAGGAAGTTTTGCTGCTGAAGGTATATCGGAATTTTCCACCGATAAG GTGTTTAAGTCTCATCAAGATTTAACGGATTGGGTGCAAAATATGGGACGTTCTCTTGGTTACGTTATTGTTATTAAAAGAACAAATGCACGACCTTGTGGGTATGTATATAAAATTAGACTTATGTGTGATCGTAGTGGtgtatacaaaaataaaagtctGGTTGCAAATCCTACGAGCAAAAAGACTAACTGCCCGTTCGAATTGGAAGGAAACTATTCGTGCAAGTACGATTGTTGGAAGTTAAGGGTGATATGTGAAAAACACAACCACGAACCTGCACTAAATATGAAGGGTCATCCATATGCAATGCGTTTGTCTAAAGATGAAGCTCGTTTGGTGCTAGATTTGTCAAAGAAGAATATGAAACCGCAAGCAATTCTAGCAATACTGAAGAAGCAAAATGCAAATAATATGTCCACGATGAGTACCATTTATAATGCACTTACTAAGTTTCGGAAGAGTGGGCTGCTAG AAAAATCTAAGGGACAACCCACCACCGGTGAAGAAATTGCATCTATGAGCTCACACACAGTTGATGGAAACAAGTCCAAAAGAGCTGTTAATCGCTCTTATCAGTTTGGATTATCAAACACATGCAAAAATA AAACTTTTATGGAACAACCGATCAATGGTGTAAAAAGTTATGTGAACCCCATGTGCCCTGCACATACATTTGATGCGAACAAGTCGAAGAGAAGTATTGATCATTCGGATCAATTTGCAGACCCAGACACTTTTGAAACAA ATACAGAAACATTCACAGAAAAAGCAATCAACCATGAAGACAGTGCATCTCCGAACCAAATGTACCCTGGATATGTATTTGATGCAAACAAGTCAACAAGAACCATTGATTACATTGATCCATTTTCAGTTCATAACAGCTGTGAAACAAGTAGGG AAGTATTCATGGGACAGCCAATCAAGCGTGAAGAAGATGCATCCCAGAGCCCTGTATACGCTGCATACACATTTGATGCAGACAAGTCGAAGAGACCTATAGATCATATGGATCCGTTTGTTATTGAAAACTGGGTGCAAGAGCTTGATTCAGCTAAATTTGGTGCTGTTAAACAAGATATAGAAGATCATATGCCAAGAGAACAGATGATTCCTTCGTTTAGAAGGGTTCCCTCACCTCAGATCGATTTGATGGAGACATTTCCAGTGAGAAATATTTCCATTGCAAATGTTGTGAGGGATGTGTTTATGTGTACTGATGGCAAGGGTCATGATACAAGTGCACCAGATGCTAATCTCATAGCCTTCCCGGATAATGAACCCACATTTGCGAGGCCTTTTCAACCATATCGAGACATGGTCTTAAGTAAGCCTGATAGGCAGTTTTTGATGAAACAGTTTTTG GAGGAAGATAATGCACATGGGCAATCTTCAAGGGGTAATAGCGGAGAAGTAGACGACGGTGCAGAAGAATATCGGACGAATACAGCTGTTGAGCCAATAGATGAAGAAGACAAAGACATGAATGTTGATAGTGATGTTGAGGTTGAAAAGAAGTACGATAAAGGTGTTCAATTTGATTCGAAACTTGTGGCGAGTTCTCACCCAAAAAAATCAACCCGAGGtgatgaaaatgaaagaaatttgGAAGTGGAAGGCACATCAGGATTCTCTACTAACATG ATGTTTAAGTCTTGTCAAGATTTAATAGATTGGGTGCAAAATGTGGGTCATTCTCTTGGTTACTTTATTGTCACTAAAAGATCCAATGCACAACCTAGTGGGGATGTATATAAGGTTAGCCTTATGTGTGATCGTGGTGGTATATTCAAAAGTAAAAGCTCCATTAGAAAAAATACCCGGAGCAAAAAGACCAACTGcccatttgaattggaaggaaaAAAGTCGAGGAGGCATGGTTCTTGGACATTAAGGGTGATGTGTGAAGACCATAATCATGAACCTGCACTACATATGGAGAATCATCCATTTGCAAAGCGCTTGTCTGAAGATGAAATTCGTTTGGTGCTAGATTTGTCAAAGAAAAATGTAAGCCCACTAGAAATCCTATCAACGCTGAAggcacaaaacaaaaataatttttccaCGCTTAGCACCATCTACAATTTACGGCAGAAGTTTCGGAGGACCAACAATGCAG